The Corythoichthys intestinalis isolate RoL2023-P3 chromosome 1, ASM3026506v1, whole genome shotgun sequence genome has a segment encoding these proteins:
- the LOC130924290 gene encoding zinc finger protein OZF-like yields MCTHPGLAVLFLFPSPNQTSSCKAFSSDVTVEDLHSEKHDPHHVEMEEESKMLYFKQEAEPENPSIKEEEQEDKITTFPLIVIVKSEENEDPSEESGAAKPLSDSSFQHLTTKANGRSQPDGLLAPLSDSDDVTSHSSDFNTDEEDVDFDQNASKSLNKSSLKRGTLECAVRKPFTCSLCDKTFSWKHHLKIHTRTHTGEKPFVCTFCGKRFTEKGNLNKHTRTHTGEKPFACTLCDKRFSENTDLKKHKLTHTGEKPFACSLCGKRFTEKGNLNKHTSRHTGEKPFACTLCDKRFSQKRDLEKHTRTHTGEKPFACSLCGKRFAEKGNLNTHTSTHTGEKPFACTLCNKRFSQKINLEGHVHTHTGEKPFPCSVCHKRFRQKGSLDKHARTHTGEKPFACSDCGKRFAQKGNLVAHAKIHSAGFPQVLKKS; encoded by the exons ATGTGTACTCACCCCGGACTTGCTGTTCTTTTCCTGTTCCCTTCTCCTAACCAAACGAGCTCCTGCAAAGCATTCTCATCGG ACGTCACTGTAGAAGATCTGCACTCTGAAAAGCACGATCCTCACCACGTTGAAATGGAGGAGGAGTCGAAGATGCTGTATTTCAAACAGGAAGCGGAGCCAGAGAACCCCAGcattaaagaagaagaacaggaaGACAAAATCACCACATTTCCATTGATTGTCATTGTCAAGAGTGAAGAAAATGAAGATCCAAGCGAAGAGAGCGGAGCAGCGAAACCTTTGAGCGACAGCTCATTTCAGCACCtgacaacaaaagcaaatggaaGATCGCAACCGGACGGCCTCTTAGCTCCGCTTTCGGACAGCGACGACGTAACATCACACTCTTCTGACTTTAACACTGATGAGGAGGATGTtgactttgaccaaaatgcttcaaaatccttAAACAAGTCATCATTGAAAAGAGGCACTCTAGAATGCGCGGTTAGGAAACCTTTTacctgctcactttgtgataaaacgTTTTCTTGGAAACATCACTTAAAAATACACACGCGTACACACACCGGGGAgaaaccttttgtctgcacattttgtggtaaaagattcaccgagAAGGGGAATTTAAACaaacatacacgcacacacactggagagaagccttttgcctgcacgctttgcgataaaagattttctgaGAACACCGATTTAAAAAAGCATAAacttacacacactggagagaagccttttgcctgctcactttgtggtaaaagattcaccgagaagggaaatttaaacaaacacacaagcagacacactggagagaagccttttgcctgcacactttgcgataaaagattttctcagaagaGAGATTTAGAAAAGCATACACGTactcacactggagagaagccttttgcctgctcactttgtggtaaaagattcgccgagaagggaaatttaaacacgcatacaagcacacacaccggagagaagcctttcgcctgcactctttgcaacaaaagattttctcagaagaTTAATTTAGAAGGACATGTtcatacacacactggagaaaagccttttccctgctcagtttgtcacAAAAGATTCCGTCAGAAGGGAAGTTTAGACAaacatgcacgcacgcacaccggagagaaaccttttgcctgttcagattgtggtaaaagatttgcTCAGAAAGGAAATTTAGTTGCACACGCAAAAATCCACAGTGCAGGGTTCCCGCAggtccttaaaaagtcttaa
- the LOC130924323 gene encoding gastrula zinc finger protein XlCGF7.1-like encodes MEEESKMLYFKQEAEPENPSIKEEEQEYKITTFPLIVIVKSEENEDPSEESGAAKPSSDSSFQHLTKPNGRSQLDGLLAPLSESDDVTSHSSDFNTDEEDVDFDQNASKSLNKSSLKRDTQECAVRKPFNCSLCDKMFSWKRQLKLHTRTHTGEKPFACSLCGKRFSEKGNLNKHTSRHTGEKPFACTLCDKRFSQKRDLEKHTRTHTGEKPFACSLCGKRFAEKGNLNMHTSTHTGEKPFACTLCDKRFSQKINLERHMHTHTGEKPFPCSVCHKRFRQKGGLDEHARTHTGEKPFACSLCVKRFAQKGNLVAHAKIHSAGVPQVLKMSG; translated from the coding sequence CGGAGCCAGAGAACCCCAGcattaaagaagaagaacaggaaTACAAAATCACCACATTTCCATTGATTGTCATTGTCAAGAGTGAAGAAAATGAAGATCCAAGCGAAGAGAGCGGAGCAGCGAAACCTTCGAGCGACAGCTCATTTCAGCACCTGACAAAACCAAATGGAAGATCGCAACTGGACGGCCTCTTAGCTCCGCTTTCGGAGAGCGACGACGTGACATCACACTCTTCTGACTTTAACACTGATGAGGAGGATGTtgactttgaccaaaatgcttcaaaatccttAAACAAGTCATCATTGAAAAGAGACACTCAAGAATGCGCGGTTAGGAAACCTTTTAActgctcactttgtgataaaatgtTTTCTTGGAAACGTCAGTTAAAATTACAcacgcgtacacacactggagagaaaccttttgcctgctcactttgtggtaaaagattctcaGAGAAGGGgaatttaaacaaacacacaagcagacacactggagagaagccttttgcctgcacactttgcgataaaagattttctcagaagaGAGATTTAGAAAAGCATacacgtacacacactggagagaagccttttgcctgctcactttgtggtaaaagattcgccgagaagggaaatttaaacatgcatacaagcacacacaccggagagaagcctttcgcctgcactCTTTGCGAcaaaagattttctcagaagaTTAATTTAGAACGACACAtgcatacacacactggagaaaagccttttccctgctcagtttgtcacAAAAGATTCCGTCAGAAGGGAGGTTTAGAcgagcacgcacgcacgcacactggagagaaaccttttgcctgtTCACTTTGTGTTAAAAGATTCGCGCAGAAAGGAAATTTAGTTGCGCACGCAAAAATCCACAGTGCAGGGGTCCCGCAGGTCCTTAAAATGTCCGGATAA